ACTTTCATGGCTTCCCGATCATAGTTGATCGTAGACTTGGATGAATAGGCGAGGTCCTCGCCATTGGCCTTGAAAAATCCGCTTTTGGATTCCTCACGGATCACCTTGTTGTCGGGACCGATCACTTGCACGAAAATATCCTTGGACCCGCGATCTGCAGCTAGATTTTGGTTGATGTCAAAGCAGATTTTCATCCCGTCAAGTTGGCCTTCGCGGAAGCTTGTTTCTTGAATCTCTTTGCCGCTGACCTTTGTACGATAGAAGTAAAAGGGACGCGCATTCAAGATTTTAGCAGTCTCCAGCTTGAACGACGTTTCGTCCAACTTTCTATTGGTTTCGCTCAGTTTCCCTGAAATCGTGTCTATTTTCCCACCCATCTCGGCAATTTGAACTTCCTTTTGGGCAAGTTGTGTTTTGAGTTCATCGATTTCGGCCTGGTATTTCTTAATGTAATACTCAAGCTGCTCCACTTTACCGCGCAGACGCTCAGCATCTTGCTGCGAAATTTTGCCAGACTTTACCAGCTGATCGATCTTCTTTTGCTTGTCGATCAACTGTTGTTCCTTCTCTGCGAGCATTCTTTCTTTTTCCTCCAATGCAAGGTCCTTGTTTTCAAGGTCTACCTTGTATTCATCGAGGTCTTGCTCGAGATTTTCGATTTCGAAGGTCATTTCACCCACCTCCGTATCCCGTTCTGCCAACGTATTTTTATAGTTGTTGCCTCTGATGTAGAATACGACGACAAGTGCAGCCAATGCAGCGATCAAAACGATGCTGATGATTCTACCTGTATTGATGCCTTTCGGTTGTTCAGAACTCATATTTGAAGAGCTGTTTTAAAGATACAATGCTTTTAATCGGCTCAAAATTACGGAAAACTTGCAAAAACCAAGGTTGTTTTCTGCAATCATGTGCTTGATTCTATACGCTAGTCTATTGGGATGGTTGGGCTCTTCAGCATCTAGAATCGGTTGTGCGGAAAAATAAAACCGGGTCGCGGAAAAAAAAAGATATGTTTCCAATCCAGCGGTATCAAAAGAGCCCTGCCATGATAAAAATGCAATTGAGACGATTATACCTGGGCGGGCAGGGTACGGATACAGCCGGGGACATATCTGCTGATTGAGACTACGCTCCGCGATCCCGGTTTTGGACATGTAAAGAGCTTATCTACCAATTTAACGAAAAAAGTAATTCGTTCAAAACAAAAAAAGTCGGCCGATCAAATTGACCGGCCGACTTTTTTTATTTTGAGCAAATCAATGCGTCACGACAAGTTTTTTGCTGAAAACTTGATCACCCGCAATCAGTTGGCAGAAGTAAACCCCTGTAGCGAGGTCAGCCGTTTCCAATGTTGCGATATGTGAACCAGCATTGAACTCGCCTTGAGCGATCACGGCGACTTGTTGTCCGAAGGCATTGGTAACCACCATGGAAATTTCCGTCACGGCAGGCAATTCAAATTGAATGCGGGCAGTGCCGTTGGTAGGGTTGGGGTACCAGTCATACAACACCACGTTGCTGTTGACCGAATTGTCCACGGAAACGATGCATACAGGAGTGGATCCTGGCGTTGAAAACGAGGTCCAACCGAGTTCCATTAAAGGCTGATAGCACCAAATGTTGGGATCACTCAAATCGACCGTTACGTCATTGCCAAAGTACCAGAACTTTGCTGGGAGATTGGGATCATTTTGCAACAATTCGAGCACAACCACAGGAACCTCGTGAACGTTTCCGTTTTCAACAACGATCGGAGCAAGCGTTGGATTCAGAACCCGGCCTTCCCAGATAAGGTCTCCGTCGGTGATCAACTGCGGGTAGGTCTGCATATTGGTTGTTAGATCTTTTGCAACCATTCTCAGGTTGGGTGCAAGGTTGCCAGATTCGCCAAAACCAATACCATTCATGGAACCGGTGAAAACCGAGGTATCGGAATCGACCCAAGTGAAATAAAGGTGTTCGCCTGCATCGTCACGGGCAACTTGACAGAAGTTGTGGGTTTTCTTGAAATTTTTTTTCCTTTGAAAAGGGTTTTTTTTAAAAATTTGTCCCCCCGGGGGGGGGTGGGGGGGGGGGCGGGAACCCCCCGGGGGGGCGGGGGTGAAAAGCCCCCCGGGGGGGGTCGGGGAAAAACGGGGCCGGGGGGGGGGGGGGGGGGGGGGGGGGGGGGGGGAGGTCGGGGGGGGGCGGGGGGGGGGGCGGGGGGGTAAAAAAAAGGGGGGGGGGAAAAACGCCGCCGCGGGGGGGGCCGGGGGGTTTCCCGGGGGGGGGGGGGGGGGGGGGGGGGGGGGGGGGGGGTTTCGGGGGGGGGGGGGGGGGGGGGGGGGGGGGGAAGGGGGGGGGGGCCCGGGGGGGGGGGGGGGGCCCGGGGGGGGGGGGGGGGGGTGGGTTTGGGTTGGGGGGGGGGGGGGGGGCCGGGGGGGGGTTGGGGGGTTGGGGGGTTGGGGGGGGGGGGGGGGGGGGGGTTGGGGGTTGCGGGGGCCGGGCGGGGGGGGGGGGGGGGGGGGGGGGGGGGGGGGGGGGGGGGGGTTCCCGGTCCGGGGGGGGGGGGGGGGGGGGGTTTGGGGGGGGGGGGGGGGGGGGGGGGGGGGGGGGGGGGGGGGGGGGGGGGGGGGGGGGGGGGGGGGGGTGGGGGGGGAAGCCCCGGGGGGGGGGGGGGGCCGGGGGGGGGGGGGGCTGGCCCCGGGGGGGGGGGGGCGGCCCGGGGGGGGGGGGGGGGGGGGGGGGGGGGGGGGGGGGGGGGGGGGGGGGGGGGGGGGGGGGGGGGGGGGGGGGGGGGGGGGGGGGGGGGTGGGGGGGGGCGGGGGGGTGGGGGTTTTGGGGGGGGGGGGGGGGGTTTGGGGGGGTTTGGGGGGGGGGGGGGGGGGGGGGGGGGGGGGGCGGGGGGGGGGGGGGGGGGGGGGGGGGGGGGGTGGGGGGGTTGGGGGGGGGGGGGGGGGGGGGGGGGGGGGGGGTTTTTTTTTTGGGGGGGGTGGGGGGGGGGGGGGGGGGGGGGGGGGGGGGGGGGGGGTGGGGGGGGGGGGGGGTTGGGGGGGGGGGGGGAGGGGGGGCGGGGCTGGGGGGGGGGGGGGGGGGGGGGGCGGGGGGGGGGGGGGGGGGGGGGGGGGGGGGGGGGGGGGGGGGGGGGGGGGGGGGGGGGGGGGGGGGGGGGGGGGGGGTGGGGGGGGAGGGGGGGGGGGGGGGGGGGGGGGGGGGGGGGGGGGGGGGGGGGGGGGGGGGGGGTGGGGGGGGTTCCCGGGGGGGGGGGGGGGGGGGGGGGTGGGGGGGTTCTTGGGGGGGTGGGGGGGGGGGGGGGGGGGGGGGGGGGGGGGCGGCGGGGGGGGGGGGGGGGGGGGGGCGGGGGGGGGGGGGGGGGGTCCTTGGGGGGCTGGTGGGGGGGGTTGGGGGGGGGCGGCCCGGGGGGGGGGGGGTGTGGGGGGGGGGGGGGGGGGGGGGGGGGTGGGGGGGGGGGGGGGGGGTGGGGGGGGGGGGGGGGGGGGGGGGGGGGGGGGTTTTGTGGGGGGGTTTTTTTGTGTTGGTGGGGTTTTTTTTTCAATGGTGATCGGTGCGGAACCACCTCCATAGGTGCCACGGAAAGTCAAAACTGGGCTAAGATAGGTAACATCCCAGGTGGCTCCGCCGTCTGGAGTATAGATATCCGCCATGAACTTGGCCAGACCTGAAGAGATGGCAAATCCGCCACCAAAGGTTCCGATGATATTGGCCATGTGCACGTTGCCATCCCTATCGACGGTCATGTCAAAATCAAAACCTCCAATGGCGCGGCCGTCAGACGCAGGATTGCCAAGCGAGTCAATCCACAACGTTTGAAGGCTGTCGGCGATCCAAGAAATTGCATCAAGGTCCACTTCCATCGCAGAACCCCAAGTATCACCACCGTCAGTGGTTTTGAGGAACACGGGCAACAATGTTTCATTGTTGGTGTTGGTACCGGCAAGCACATTGGCCATCATGCCGATGTATCCCGTCATGCCATCTGGGGAGAATGCAATGTTGGGACCCACCATTGAAATCGAGCCGTCAAATGTTTTGTCAAAGCCTGGATCCAATTTATGCTCCAAAACCCAATCCATGTCGGATGTACCTGTGTTATAAGTGCCTTTGTAAACGCGGAGCGAATCCATGGGATTGGTTCCATCAAAGGAAATGTCGATTGCCCAGAATTCGCCAGGCAAGCCCTCGCAAAGTCCGCCAGGCAGCAATACCGGCTCACCATCGAATTGATAGTGTTCAGTAGCGGTTGGTGCTGCTGAAGTTGAGATGTCAGAAAGACCATTCACTTGACCAATCCAACCCGGAGTGGGAAAACGATTGGTAGGCGCAACGTAAACCAATTTCTCATTCAACGGATTGGAAGTCCCGGTTTCATTGAAAAAGGAGCAGTTTGGGTAGCGACCGTAGTTGGTGTAAATGGTTTGCAATGGCCCAATGTCATTGCTGAAGGATGCACCGTTGTCGATGGAGATGTCATAGCGAAACTTACCATTCTCAGTGCCGGCACCTCCAAAGACAGTGATGTCTTGACGGTGAATAAAAGCCACTGCGTCCGTCAAGTTGTCGACTGCTACCTGATTTTGTTCTCCGCGTAGCGCAGTGAGCGCATTGCTGGCAGTACCGAGGCCAACGGGATTCACTGCGCTGACTTTTCCATTCGTATGCGAAACTGGAGCAATCGGAGTGATTTCATGCGCCAACATTTGGTGTTGGTCATGAAAGTCAGAAACCAGCTTGTCAAACCGAGGTTTGAAGGTTTCCCGAGCATTGAGCTGTTCGGTGGTAGCGACCGCCTTGGGAGCGGGTCGCTGTGCCTGCCCCAAAAGCGGCAAGCCGGCAAGGATGCAAACTGAAATACGTAAAAGATTTCTCATATTTTTAATTGTAGTTGAATAGAGCATTAAAGTAGTGCTTTTTGAGGAATTTGCCAACAGCATTGCCGTTCCAATTCAATACACAGATCAATTTTAAGGGGAAAATTGCCTCCGCAGGGGGCCTTTCTTGCTGAATTGCAAACAAAAAAAAGGGGCCGACGTTGTCGGCCCCCCTTTTTTTATGATTGAACCCAATTACTTGGCGACAACCAATTTCTTGCTGATCACTTGACCATTGGTGCGGAGGTTGTAGAAATACACGCCCGAAGCCAATTCCTCAGTGTTAGCAACAACGCGGTGAGCACCAGCGGCATATTCGCCATTGGCAAGCACTGCAACTTGCTGACCGTAAACGTTCACCAAATCCATGGATACATTCGAGATTGCTGGCAATTCGAAGGTGATCACAGACTGATTGGCGGTTGGGTTAGGGAATGCATTGCCCAACACCACGTTGCTTTCGACGTTGTTGTCAACACCGACTGCGCATGGAGGAGTTGCACCGGCAAATGCAAAGGCATCCCATGAAAGGCTCATGGAAGCTGGGTTGCACAAAGAGCTGGCGCAGATCGTAGCATCGTTACCGAAGTAGTAGAAGTTGGTTGGGTCGACTGGCTCGCTCGCAGGCAATTCTGTGATAACGATAGGTAGCTTGAAGCAACCTTGGCCATCGCTCAACACGGTAGGAGCCATTGTAGGCCAGAGTGCACGACCTTCCCAGATCAAGTCGCCGTCAGTAACCAACTTAGGGTAGCTCTGCTCGCCAGTCAAGACGTTCATTGCTGCAATACGGAGGTTAGGTGCAGTGTTGTCGGATTGACCGAAACCGATACCATTTTGGTTGCCGGTTACAAGTGCGGTGTCAGAGTCAGACCATGCATAGAAAATGTACTGACCATCTTCGCTGCGTGCGATTTGGCACTGATTGTCCATAGATGCTGTGCTAGCAGTACTACCAAAAGTAGCTGTACGGAAGGTCAACACTGGGGAGATGTAAGCAGCTGTCCAAGTTGCACCACCGTCTGGGCTGTAGATATCGGCATAGAACTTCTCGATGCCGGAAGCGATCGAATAAGCCTGGCCAGAACCATGTGTACCTACGACGGTACCCAAGTGAGGATTGCCATTGGCATCGACGGTAAAGTCGAAGTCAAATGAGCAGGTTGCGATACCGTCAGAAGCAGGGTTGCCAAGTGAGTCGGTCCAGAAAGCCTGAAGGCTGTCTGCGATCCAGGGAACGCTGTTCAAGTTCATTTCAACAGGAGTGCTCCAAGTTGCACCGTTGTCGGTGGTTTTGGAGAAACATGGGGAGTAAACTTCGTCAGTACCACCGGTAAGGTCGCCCAACCATGCTACCCAGCCAACGCTACCGTCAGGTGAGAAGGAGATGTTTGGTCCGATCATGTACACAGTACCGTCAAAAAGCGTATTGTGCGCGGGGTTCAAAGTGCCAACTTGTGTCCAAGCTGCGTCGCTTGAACCTGAGTTGTAAACACCTTTGAATACAGTCACAGGACCGTTCAAGTCAGCACCGTTGTATTCAAAGTCAGCTGCCCAAAACTCGCCTGACAAACCTTCAGTAAGGCCGCCTGGGAGCAGGGTCAACGTCGTTTGGAAGTCATAGTGCTCGGTGGCTGTTGGTGAACCTGAGGTAACCAATGAGCTCACGCCATTGAAGTGACCGTCCCAAGAAGCTGCCAAAGTTGGCGCATAAGGAATGATCTTGGCATCCAAAGGATTGGTGTTTCCTGCTGGATTGTAGATCATACCGTTTGGATAACGGGCTGGCAAAGTCATCGTTGGATTCAACGTGCCGATGTCGTTGTTGAATGTCGTACCACCATCGATGGATACGTCATAGCGAAGGTTGCCGCTTGATCCACCAAAGACAGTTTGGTTGTTGCGGTGCATGAAACCAACAGCATCAATGGCATCGTTGGCAAACACTTGGTTTTGCTCGCAGCGCAAAACGGTGAAGGCATTGCCAGCGGTGCCGATGGTCACAGGGCTCACAGCTGAGACTTTACCATTTGGTGAAACCACAGGTCCGGTAGGCAAGCTGGTTGCGCGCACCATGGACTGCTGTTCCACATCGTGGAAAATCATCATGTTTTTGACATTAAAAGCAGTCGCATTGAGCTGCTCAGGGCTTGCAACGTACTTCTGCTTCACAGGCGCATTTTGTTGCCCGAAAACTGAAGTAGCCACCAGCCCAGCAAGAGCGAGTGTAGTAAATTTCTTCATACTCATACAATGTCTCAAATAACTTTAAAGTTTCTACTAATGTTGTAATGCAAATCAAGAACAATTCGCAGTATCAAGATCACAAACTTAACGAATTCGCAGGAAAATTCAACACTTTTTATTTACCCAAAATGCATTTTAGGTTGAATCTTTTTCCACAACGATTCGCCAATTAGCGCAATTCTGTACAAATTTCTCCTTTTGAGGAGAATTCAGTAAAGCAAAAAAGGAGCCCCTTGGTTGAAGGACTCCTTTCTCATTTTTCGTTTCTACGAGGTACGCGGTCGCGCGTCGCTCAGCGGTTGGGACGGAAATGCGTATCCTCCAATGCAACCACCGTACGCGGATTTGTATTGATGATATGTACGCCATAGGCATCCTCAGGATTAGATGCAGGCAATACCGTTGCAGCTCCTTCCGTCATTGGCGGATGGGTGGGGTTAAACATTCCGAAAAACCAAGTTAACAGTCCAAATAAGGCATTCATGGCAATGTGTTTTAAAAGTCCTACCTAAATTCTAAAGCTAATATCGCTAACGCAAACGCACTGTTACAACCTTAAACACTCCGTTGAATTACGCAGTAATCAGGGGGTGAATTGACAATAAGATCCAATTCTGGTCGCCTGAATCGTTTTTGCCTTGCTTAGAAATCGAGTTCGATTACGCACTCGATTTGAATTGTCTCCAACAAAAACACTTTTTTTTACCCCCTAAACTTGCCAAAAAACGGATTAGCTTTGCTTTTTTCCTTCGATTTCTCTCTGGAGCCGAGCCGCTTGAAAATTAAAGATACATCGATCACACGGATAATGCAAAGTTCATCTTCTGCATTTCAGGTGTATCAGGTGTCACGGTATGGTTCTTTGTTGCTCGGAGCCGTGTTGATGGCGTGGCTGGGTGCAGAAAAAGAGGAAATCAATCATTTTGAAACACTTCTGCTCATCAGCGGATCCGTCACTTTTTTTTGGGTCGGGGGTTTGCTTGACGGTTTCCTGCTGCTTTACAAACGAAATGCCGAAGGCAATGCCCTTGGTATCCTGAGAGATACGCAATGGGCCGTCCTCACCCTGGCCCTTTTGAGTACATTGGCTTTTTTCCTCGTCGGATACTTTGCCTATCCTCAACTTGATCCCGGAATCCTTGGAATATTTGCCCTGTACCATTGTCTCGAAACCATGAGCCATCAATTTCCCTACCAATTGGTGGCTACAGGACGTTCAAAGGACTTGTTCCAATTTGCTGCAGTCAGCGGATTGGGTTACGTACTTTGTATCGCTGTGCCACTCGCGGCAGGTTGGGGAATGGAAGGGATAGTTCCAATGCTGTTGCTGCTCGTGGTTGCCAAGACGACCTGGGGTTTTCAGCGCTTAGCCAATCAAGGTTACGGAAATCAAACCGCAAGCGAATCCTACCGCGCGCTCTGGAAAATCAGCCTGCCATTGGCACTCACGACTTTGCTGAGTCAAAGCGCGGTGTACGTCGACGGGTTTCTCGTGGAGACCTACTTTCCAGATGCCTTTGTCGATTTCCGCTATGGCGCCAAGGAATTTCCGCTTGTACTCTTGCTCGCAAACTCCATGAGCATTGTAAAGGCGGGCGAAATAGC
Above is a window of Bacteroidota bacterium DNA encoding:
- a CDS encoding T9SS type A sorting domain-containing protein, which translates into the protein MNGIGFGESGNLAPNLRMVAKDLTTNMQTYPQLITDGDLIWEGRVLNPTLAPIVVENGNVHEVPVVVLELLQNDPNLPAKFWYFGNDVTVDLSDPNIWCYQPLMELGWTSFSTPGSTPVCIVSVDNSVNSNVVLYDWYPNPTNGTARIQFELPAVTEISMVVTNAFGQQVAVIAQGEFNAGSHIATLETADLATGVYFCQLIAGDQVFSKKLVVTH
- a CDS encoding T9SS type A sorting domain-containing protein, with protein sequence MKKFTTLALAGLVATSVFGQQNAPVKQKYVASPEQLNATAFNVKNMMIFHDVEQQSMVRATSLPTGPVVSPNGKVSAVSPVTIGTAGNAFTVLRCEQNQVFANDAIDAVGFMHRNNQTVFGGSSGNLRYDVSIDGGTTFNNDIGTLNPTMTLPARYPNGMIYNPAGNTNPLDAKIIPYAPTLAASWDGHFNGVSSLVTSGSPTATEHYDFQTTLTLLPGGLTEGLSGEFWAADFEYNGADLNGPVTVFKGVYNSGSSDAAWTQVGTLNPAHNTLFDGTVYMIGPNISFSPDGSVGWVAWLGDLTGGTDEVYSPCFSKTTDNGATWSTPVEMNLNSVPWIADSLQAFWTDSLGNPASDGIATCSFDFDFTVDANGNPHLGTVVGTHGSGQAYSIASGIEKFYADIYSPDGGATWTAAYISPVLTFRTATFGSTASTASMDNQCQIARSEDGQYIFYAWSDSDTALVTGNQNGIGFGQSDNTAPNLRIAAMNVLTGEQSYPKLVTDGDLIWEGRALWPTMAPTVLSDGQGCFKLPIVITELPASEPVDPTNFYYFGNDATICASSLCNPASMSLSWDAFAFAGATPPCAVGVDNNVESNVVLGNAFPNPTANQSVITFELPAISNVSMDLVNVYGQQVAVLANGEYAAGAHRVVANTEELASGVYFYNLRTNGQVISKKLVVAK
- a CDS encoding polysaccharide biosynthesis C-terminal domain-containing protein, with amino-acid sequence MQSSSSAFQVYQVSRYGSLLLGAVLMAWLGAEKEEINHFETLLLISGSVTFFWVGGLLDGFLLLYKRNAEGNALGILRDTQWAVLTLALLSTLAFFLVGYFAYPQLDPGILGIFALYHCLETMSHQFPYQLVATGRSKDLFQFAAVSGLGYVLCIAVPLAAGWGMEGIVPMLLLLVVAKTTWGFQRLANQGYGNQTASESYRALWKISLPLALTTLLSQSAVYVDGFLVETYFPDAFVDFRYGAKEFPLVLLLANSMSIVKAGEIAAAHGTGKLMDAFQDLKKASSRLILSMFPIAIAFLLASGPLFAFVFKGRFPLAVPVFDLFLLLTIPRLMFPQSIIRGYHKTFAMTFSAGVELVINVVLSLILMQYFGIAGIAAATVIAFFAEKIILLTYTQVKLGIGWTRYAPVLQWALGSGLLLALWLVKYLVFPF